A genomic segment from Aegilops tauschii subsp. strangulata cultivar AL8/78 chromosome 1, Aet v6.0, whole genome shotgun sequence encodes:
- the LOC109774476 gene encoding uncharacterized protein has product MAASQEYMDKALLRRSYRNVWQTDLTCAIQADFPYCCLSLWCGPCVSYMLRRRALYNDMSRYVCCAGYMPCSGRCGESKCPELCLATEAFLCFGSSVASTRFLLQDEFNIQTTQCDNCIISFMFCLQQLACICSLVACIVGNQELSEASQAISCVSDAVYWTVCSCMQTQHKVEMDKRDGKLGGAAMTVPPTQQMSRIDQPMPPQVGYAPQPASYR; this is encoded by the exons ATGGCGGCGTCGCAGGAGTACATGGACAAGGCGCTGCTCCGGCGGAGCTACCGCAACGTCTGGCAGACCGACCTCACCTGCGCCATCCAGGCGGATTTCCCAT ACTGCTGTCTGTCGCTGTGGTG CGGCCCATGCGTCTCTTACATGCTCCGCAGGCGTGCTCTCTACAACGACATGTCGAG ATACGTGTGCTGCGCCGGGTACATGCCATGCAGCGGCAGGTGCGGCGAGAGCAAATGCCCAGAACTATGCCTCGCAACAGAG GCGTTCCTCTGCTTCGGCAGCTCGGTTGCTTCGACCAGGTTCCTGCTGCAGGACGAGTTCAACATCCAGACGACCCAGTGCGACAACTGCATCATC AGCTTCATGTTCTGCCTCCAGCAGCTGGCCTGCATCTGCTCCCTGGTCGCCTGCATCGTCGGCAACCAGGAACTCTCCGAGGCTTCGCAGGCGATCTCCTGCGTCTCCGACGCGGTCTACTGGAC GGTTTGCTCCTGTATGCAG ACGCAGCACAAGGTGGAGATGGACAAGAGGGATGGCAAGCTGGGCGGGGCTGCGATGACGGTCCCTCCGACGCAGCAGATGTCACGCATCGATCAGCCGATGCCGCCTCAGGTCGGGTATGCGCCGCAGCCAGCGTCCTACAGGTAG